CCAGCGAGAACACCGACGCCCCGGCGAGCACCAGCGGCAGCCAGGCCATCAGGTAGGCGAGGTCGTTGCCGTAGTAGTACGGCTTCACCTGCCAGCTCACGGTCAGCCACAGGCTCAGCGAGATCAGCGCCCCGCCGAGGGCGGCGACCCGGGCGAACAGCCCGGCCAGGGTGCCGAGGCCGACGGCCAGCTCGCCGACGGCGATCGCGTAGCCGAACCCGCTGGGGCTCTTCAGGGCCAGGTCGACCATCGCGGGGATCGCGGCGCCGTCGCGGACGCCGCGCATCATCTCGCCGATCGAGCCGCTGCCGGTGTCGGAGAGGAACGCCGGGTCGGTGAGCTTGTCGAGCCCGGCGTAGATGAAGGTGACGCCGAGGAAGACGCGCAGCGGCAGCAGGGCGTACCGCGACGCCGTCGCCCTCCAGCCGTCGATCCCGTCGTCCGCCGTCGCCCGGTGCAGGTTCGTCATCGCCGGTCCGCCTCTCCCACGCCACTGTCCGCAGAACCGATTGTCCTCGGACCCCCTGCCAGGAGGTACGTGGGAGGGGGCCACAAGGCTCAGTCGGCGACGTCGATCGTGACCCGGTCGGTCTCCAGGCCGGCGGCGGTGACCACCGACACCTCCACCCGGCCGGGCTCCACGTCCGCCGGCAGCGGGACGGTGAGCACGCCGTCGGTCGGGTTGGCGAAGCCGCCCGGCACCGGGACCAGCGGCACGTGCGTGTGCACCGGCCCGATCCGCACGACCAGCCGAGTCAGCGCCTCGGGCCCGGCGGCGCCCGGGGGCACGAAGCCCGCGCCGCGGATCTCGATGTCGTCACCGATCCGGATCGGCGCGTCCAGGTCACCCGCCTCGCGGGCCCGGACCACCGAGAGGACCACCGGCCGGCCGCCCTCCGCGCCCTTCCCGGCGAGGTACCCGGCCGTCGACACCCCCACCAGGACGACGAGCGACCACGGGAGCTGCGGCAGCCGGGCAGGCGCGCCGGCCAGTTCGGCCGCTGCGTACACGAGGGCCACGGCGGAGACCAGGACGTACTGGACGTCGGCGAGGCAGGCCCGGCCGCCGTCGTCGCAGAGCAGGTCGGCGGCGCGCGGCCGGTCCGCGCGCACCTTCTGCAGCCGCCGCCCCAGGACCCGTACGAGCACGATCCGGCGCACGGCGACGGCGGTCACCGACACCAGCGCGAACACGGTGAGGAGGCCGGCGCCCCGGTTGAGCCCGAGGTCCACCGGCCCCGCGCCGGCGACCCGGCACAGCGCAAGCAGCAGCACGGTGTGGCCGGCGAACAACAGCCAGGCCGCCGCGACGGTACGGGAGGTGGAGAGCCGGTTGTCCTCGCCGAGCAGCGGGGCGAGGAGGCCGCCGCGGGCGCGGTGCGCGAGCGCGGCGGCGAGCAGCGCGGCGGCGGTGAGGACGGCGGCGAGCAGGGCGCAGGTCCGGGCGGTGGTCCAGCCGGCGCCGATCGCGGTGAACGCCTGGGCGAGCAGCAGCGCCACCAGTCCCCCGCCGACGCCGAGCAGGCTGGCCCGGCGGACCCGGGCGGTCCACTCCTCGCCGGCGGCGCGCCCGCGCGCGGTGACGGCGCGGGCGGACTGGGCGAGTTCGTCGGAGACCCACTGCCTGGACGCGACGGGCGAGTGGGCCAGCGCGGCGGGCACGCCGCGTCCGGCTGCCAGTTCCTCCCGGCGGGCGAGGAAGGCGGCGACGGCGCGGCGGTGTGCCTCGCGCCCGCCGTGCGCGCACGCCGTCCGGTCGGCGCACTGTTCCGCCTCCTGCAGCGCCACGGCGCACTCCCCTGCCGGTTTGGTCGATGTTCCCGGGCCGACCGTCAACTGCCGTCCGAGTACACGGAATTGTGCCGCACGGAGGGAGTCCTTCCGGTGCTCCGCGCGCCCCGCCGGAGAGTGATTGCCGCCTGATCGTATTGACGAGTCAGTCGCTCATATCCGACTTGGCTACGACAGCAGTTCGGGCTCCGCACGACTGATCCGGTTCCACAGCGGCTGATAGCTGAACCAGGCCACCAGGTCGTTGCCGGTCTGGGACCGGGAGGCGAGCGCGTCCTTGTGCCCGATGAGGACCGGCTTGCCCGCGGCCCGCGCGGCGAGCTGGATCCGGCAGGCGCGCTCCATCTGGATGAACCACCAGGCCGCCGCGTCGACGGAGCCGCCGACGGTGAGCAGTCCGTGGTTGCGCAGCACGAGCGCCTTGTACGGGCCGAGGGCGGCGGCGATCGCCGGCCCCTCGTCCTGGTCGACGGCCGCGCCGGTGAACGCGTCGAAGAGGGCGTGGTCGCGGTAGAAGTCGCAGGACTCCTGGGTGATCGGCTCGATCAGCTCGCCGAGCGCGGACAGCGCGCGGCCGTGGACGGTGTGGGCGTGGGCGACGGCGACCACCTCGGGCCGGGCGCGGTGCACGGCGGCGTGCACCCCGAAGGCCGCCTGGTTGACGCGGTGCGCGCCGTGCCGGACCCGGCCGTCCCCGTCGACGAGGAGCAGGTCGCTCGCGGTCATCTCGGCGAACGGCACGGCGAACGGGTTCACCCAGTAGCAGTCGTCGTACTCGGGGTCCCGGGCGGTGAGGTGACCGGAGACGCCGTCCTCGTATCCGAACCGTCCGAAGAGCCGGAGCGCGCCCGCGAGCCGCTGCCTGCGGTACGTCCGCTCCTCGTCGGCGGTCGCGTGGACGGGGGGCGTCGCGAAGTGGAGCCGATCCGCGGGTATGGGGGCCGGTGTCTCGCTCATGGGCGGGAAGGTAACGCCGGGCCGTCGAACTGACCAGAGAGATCACACGCCGAAAGCGGCGGAGCCGCCGCCCCTGCGCGAGGGGGCGGCGGCTCCGACGGTGGAACGCGGTGGGACTACTCCCACTCGATGGTGCCCGGCGGCTTGCTGGTCACGTCGAGGACGACGCGGTTCACGTCGGCGACCTCGTTGGTGATCCGGGTGGAGATCCGCGCGAGCACGTCGTACGGCAGGCGCGACCAGTCCGCGGTCATGGCGTCCTCGGACGACACGGGGCGCAGCACGATCGGGTGGCCGTAGGTGCGGCCGTCGCCCTGGACGCCCACGGAGCGGACGTCGGCGAGCAGCACCACCGGGCACTGCCAGATCTCGCGGTCGAGACCGGCGGCCGTCAGCTCCTCGCGGGCGATCGCGTCGGCCTCGCGGAGCAGGTCGAGGCGGTCCTTGGTGACCTCGCCGACGATGCGGATGCCGAGACCGGGGCCGGGGAACGGCTGGCGCTGGACGATCTCGTCCGGCAGGCCGAGCTCCTGGCCGACCATACGGACCTCGTCCTTGAACAGCTGGCGCAGCGGCTCGACGAGCTCGAACTCGATGTCGTCGGGGAGGCCGCCCACGTTGTGGTGGGACTTGATGTTGGCGGTGCCGGTGCCGCCGCCGGACTCGACGATGTCCGGGTAGAGCGTGCCCTGGACCAGGAACGCGACCTCGGGGCCCTCCTCCTGGAGGATCTCCAGCTGCGCCTGCTCGAACACGCGGATGAACTCGCGGCCGATGATCTTGCGCTTGGTCTCCGGGTCGGAGACGCCGGCCAGCGCGTCGAGGAAGCGCTGCTGCGCGTCGACGACCTTCAGGTTGGCGCCGGTGGCGGCCACGAAGTCCTTCTCGACCTGCTCGGTCTCGCCCTTGCGCATCAGACCGTGGTCGACGTACACGCAGGTGAGCTGCGAGCCGATGGCCTTCTGCACCAGCGCGGCGGCCACGGCCGAGTCGACGCCGCCGGAGAGACCGCAGATGGCGCGCTTGTCGCCGACCTGGGCACGGATCGCCGCGACCTGCTCCTCGATGACGTTGCCGGTGGTCCAGCTCGGCTCGATGCCGGCGCCGCGGTAGAGGAAGTGCTCCAGGATCTGCTGGCCGTGCGTGGAGTGCAGCACCTCGGGGTGGTACTGGACGCCGTACAGCTTCTTCTCGTCGTTCTCGAAGGCGGCGACCGGCACGACGTCGGTGGACGCGGTGACGGTGAAGCCCTCGGGGGCGGCGGAGCAGGCGTCGCCGTGCGACATCCACACGGACTGCTCGACCGGCGTGCCCTCGAACAGCGTCGAGCCGGCCTTGGAGACGTGCAGCGGGGTACGGCCGTACTCGCGGGCGCCCGTGTTGTCGACGGTGCCGCCGAGCGTGGTCGCCATCAGCTGGAAGCCGTAGCACATGCCGAAGACCGGGACGCCGGCCTCGAAGATCGCGCGGTCCAGCCGCGGGGCGCCCTCGGCGTACACGGAGGAGGGGCCGCCGGAGAGGATGATCGCCTTCGGGTTCTTCGCGAGCATCTCGGCCACCGGCATGGTGGACGGGACGATCTCGCTATAGACCCGCGCCTCACGGACACGGCGGGCGATGAGCTGGGCGTACTGGGCGCCGAAATCGACAACGAGGACTACGTCCGGGTTGGAGTGGGGCGCGGCAGCGGGGTGCGCTGAGGACACTACGGCGGCCTTCCGGCGGGGGTTGGGAGGGGTCTCTATTTGTCGATTCTACCGGCGCGCCGGTAGTCCCTTTCGTCTCACCATCCGAACCCGGTTGACCGGGCCGTTGCAAACGGGGCCATACTGTCCCCCATGCGCAAGCTCACGATCTTCTCCTTTACCTATGGCAACCGGCCCACCGGCTGCCATGGTCGTGCTGCTTGAGCAACTGACAAGCGACTTCCCAGGCGCCCCGGGCCGACAAGGCCCGGGGCGTTCTGCGTTTCTCCGGGCCGAACCGCTCCGGGGCCTCCCGCACCGAACCGACGAGGAGCCCCATGACCGTCCCGACCCAGACCGAGAAGACCGGCGCCCGCACGAACGAGGCGGCGGCGCTGATCGGCGACGCCCGCGAGCGCATCGACGCGCTCGACGACCGGATCATCGGACTGATCCAGGAACGGATGGCCGTCTCGGCCGTCATCCAGGAGGCCCGGATCTCCTCGGGCGGCCGCCGGGTGAACCTGGCCCGCGAGATGGAGGTCCTCGGCCACTACCGCGACGCGCTGGGCAAGCCGGGCACGGCCCTGGCGATGACGATGCTGGAGCTGTGCCGGGGCCGCATCTGACCGCCGGGCGGGCTGCCGGGGAGCACGCCGAACGACTGCCGGGGAACCGCCTGACCGGTTGCCCGTGAACGCCCGTACGGTTCCTCTCTCACCCGTACGGCGCGTGACCGGCCGCGCCGGCGGTTCGTTGGTCCCGTTGTCCGTGCCAGCCAGGGGCGGGCCAGAAGAACCCACGCGTGGCTTCGCTGGGGCGTGTGACGCACCGCAGGTGCGTCGTGGGACCGCGCCCCGGCGCTCGTGACCGGACGGCAGGGGACAGCAGCCCGGTCACCCAGAAAGGACGGTCGGTCCCGGGGACGCCCGGGGCCGACCGCATCCGCCCGTACCTGTGCCGTCTGCACCGTCCCGTACGAGTCCCCCGAGCGCCGCCTTCCCCACGGCGCCGACGCCGAGGGCCCCGCCCGCGCGACCATCGCCGCGAGCGGGGCCCTCGTTCGCCTGCCGGTCAGGTCGTCGCCGGTCAGTTCCGGCCGGCCGCCGCGCGGCGGCGGGTGACGACCACGAACCCGGCGCCGGCCGCGAGCGCGGCGGCCGCCAGGCCGGCGGCGGTCCACACCGCGGCGCCGGTCGAGGCCAGGCCGCCCTGCGCGGAGGCGTCGCCGCCGGCCGAACCGCCGGTGGTGGCGGCGTTCCCGCCCGCACCGCCGGCGGTGGCGGCGCCCGTGTCACCGCCCGGGACGCCGCCGGTGACGACAC
This sequence is a window from Streptomyces sp. HUAS YS2. Protein-coding genes within it:
- a CDS encoding chorismate mutase; translated protein: MTVPTQTEKTGARTNEAAALIGDARERIDALDDRIIGLIQERMAVSAVIQEARISSGGRRVNLAREMEVLGHYRDALGKPGTALAMTMLELCRGRI
- the guaA gene encoding glutamine-hydrolyzing GMP synthase, producing MSSAHPAAAPHSNPDVVLVVDFGAQYAQLIARRVREARVYSEIVPSTMPVAEMLAKNPKAIILSGGPSSVYAEGAPRLDRAIFEAGVPVFGMCYGFQLMATTLGGTVDNTGAREYGRTPLHVSKAGSTLFEGTPVEQSVWMSHGDACSAAPEGFTVTASTDVVPVAAFENDEKKLYGVQYHPEVLHSTHGQQILEHFLYRGAGIEPSWTTGNVIEEQVAAIRAQVGDKRAICGLSGGVDSAVAAALVQKAIGSQLTCVYVDHGLMRKGETEQVEKDFVAATGANLKVVDAQQRFLDALAGVSDPETKRKIIGREFIRVFEQAQLEILQEEGPEVAFLVQGTLYPDIVESGGGTGTANIKSHHNVGGLPDDIEFELVEPLRQLFKDEVRMVGQELGLPDEIVQRQPFPGPGLGIRIVGEVTKDRLDLLREADAIAREELTAAGLDREIWQCPVVLLADVRSVGVQGDGRTYGHPIVLRPVSSEDAMTADWSRLPYDVLARISTRITNEVADVNRVVLDVTSKPPGTIEWE
- a CDS encoding class II aldolase/adducin family protein, translated to MSETPAPIPADRLHFATPPVHATADEERTYRRQRLAGALRLFGRFGYEDGVSGHLTARDPEYDDCYWVNPFAVPFAEMTASDLLLVDGDGRVRHGAHRVNQAAFGVHAAVHRARPEVVAVAHAHTVHGRALSALGELIEPITQESCDFYRDHALFDAFTGAAVDQDEGPAIAAALGPYKALVLRNHGLLTVGGSVDAAAWWFIQMERACRIQLAARAAGKPVLIGHKDALASRSQTGNDLVAWFSYQPLWNRISRAEPELLS
- a CDS encoding DoxX family protein, producing the protein MTNLHRATADDGIDGWRATASRYALLPLRVFLGVTFIYAGLDKLTDPAFLSDTGSGSIGEMMRGVRDGAAIPAMVDLALKSPSGFGYAIAVGELAVGLGTLAGLFARVAALGGALISLSLWLTVSWQVKPYYYGNDLAYLMAWLPLVLAGASVFSLDALIAERRRRNR